One genomic segment of Corynebacterium durum includes these proteins:
- a CDS encoding M3 family metallopeptidase produces MNANPLLVPSDLPYQLPRFADIRDEHFIPAFDAAIAEHTAEIAAIATNPEPATWENTVEALERSGQALGRVHAVFANLYGTDASEALDAVATDITPKLAAHSDSVYQNADLYARIQAVTPPPGDEESSRLHAYLLRAFRRRGADLSTDAKAELISINQRLSVLSDEFSKNLLSETNALAVDLSEGELAGFDASRRQAAAAAATALGRAGYVVPLDLPTVQADQAVLERASARMALYEASQKRGTGSNVPVLLEMVRLRARRAEMLGYPSHADYVIEEETAGSADAARTLLRDLAPAAAANAAGEYKLIAELADTTAEEKVDGADWPYWESKLRERDYSLDAEELRRYFPLDRVLRDGVFYAAERLYGIRVEPRPDLAGYAPDVDVWEVKEADGTGIGLFLTDYYARPSKRGGAWMSGFVEQSRLLGLRPVIINVMGVTKPTDGSPALLTLDEVTTMFHEFGHALHGLLSDVRYPTFSGTNVPRDYVEFPSQINENWALDPAVLRNYARHIDTGEPLPSELIDAITASRQFGQGFATSEYLAAAIIDMAWHSLSSEDAAGVSDVHAFEEAALQDAGLVVEHLKPRYQSTYFNHIFGGGYSAGYYSYLWAEALDADGFDWFTETGAAGPGASGEAARAAGQRFRDLVLSRGGASDYAAAFESLRGRAKDVAPLLRRRGLGGAL; encoded by the coding sequence ATGAACGCTAATCCGCTGCTTGTGCCGTCCGACTTGCCGTATCAGCTTCCGCGGTTCGCTGATATTCGCGACGAGCATTTCATCCCCGCTTTCGATGCCGCCATCGCCGAGCATACCGCCGAGATTGCCGCCATCGCCACGAATCCCGAGCCCGCTACCTGGGAAAACACGGTGGAGGCGCTGGAGCGGTCGGGCCAGGCGCTGGGTCGGGTGCACGCGGTGTTCGCTAACCTGTACGGCACGGACGCGTCGGAGGCTCTGGATGCCGTTGCCACCGATATCACGCCGAAACTTGCAGCTCACAGCGATTCCGTCTACCAGAACGCGGACCTGTACGCCCGCATCCAGGCTGTCACGCCCCCGCCCGGCGACGAGGAAAGTTCCCGTCTGCATGCGTACCTGCTTCGCGCTTTTCGACGCCGCGGTGCGGACCTTTCCACTGATGCTAAGGCGGAGCTTATCTCCATCAACCAGCGCTTGTCTGTGCTGAGCGACGAGTTCAGCAAGAATCTCCTCTCCGAGACGAACGCCCTGGCAGTGGACCTGTCAGAGGGAGAACTCGCCGGTTTCGACGCCTCCCGCAGGCAAGCCGCTGCCGCCGCAGCCACCGCGCTGGGCCGGGCCGGCTATGTGGTCCCACTGGATTTGCCGACGGTGCAGGCTGATCAGGCGGTGTTGGAGCGGGCATCGGCACGCATGGCGCTGTATGAGGCGTCGCAGAAGCGCGGGACGGGTAGTAATGTTCCGGTGCTGTTGGAGATGGTGCGGCTGCGGGCCCGCCGCGCGGAGATGCTGGGCTACCCCAGCCACGCCGATTACGTGATCGAAGAGGAAACCGCTGGTAGTGCCGACGCCGCCCGCACCCTGTTGCGTGACTTGGCCCCGGCCGCCGCAGCTAATGCGGCGGGGGAGTACAAGCTGATCGCCGAGCTCGCGGACACGACCGCTGAGGAAAAGGTGGACGGCGCGGACTGGCCCTACTGGGAGTCGAAACTCAGGGAGCGTGACTACTCCCTCGATGCCGAGGAGCTGCGCCGCTACTTCCCGCTGGATCGCGTGCTGCGCGACGGCGTGTTCTACGCGGCTGAGCGCCTTTACGGCATCCGCGTGGAACCTCGCCCTGACCTGGCGGGATATGCGCCGGATGTAGACGTCTGGGAGGTGAAGGAAGCAGACGGCACCGGCATCGGGCTGTTCCTGACGGACTACTACGCGCGGCCGTCGAAACGCGGCGGCGCCTGGATGTCCGGGTTTGTGGAGCAGTCGCGGCTGCTGGGGCTGCGGCCGGTGATCATCAACGTCATGGGCGTGACCAAACCCACCGACGGCAGCCCCGCGCTGCTCACCCTCGACGAAGTGACCACCATGTTCCACGAGTTTGGGCACGCACTCCACGGCCTGCTGTCCGACGTGCGGTACCCCACCTTCTCTGGCACCAACGTGCCCCGCGACTACGTGGAATTCCCCTCCCAAATCAACGAAAACTGGGCGCTCGACCCAGCGGTTCTTCGCAACTATGCCCGCCACATCGACACCGGGGAACCCCTCCCGTCCGAACTTATCGACGCCATCACCGCCTCCCGCCAATTCGGCCAAGGCTTTGCGACGTCCGAGTACCTCGCCGCCGCCATCATCGACATGGCGTGGCATTCCCTGAGCAGCGAGGATGCCGCCGGTGTGAGCGACGTGCATGCATTTGAAGAAGCCGCGTTGCAGGACGCCGGACTCGTGGTTGAACACCTGAAACCCCGCTACCAATCCACCTACTTCAACCACATCTTCGGCGGCGGCTACTCCGCCGGATACTACTCTTACCTTTGGGCGGAAGCCCTCGACGCTGACGGTTTTGACTGGTTCACAGAAACCGGCGCGGCCGGACCGGGGGCCAGTGGCGAGGCCGCGCGGGCTGCGGGGCAGCGCTTCCGTGACCTGGTGCTCTCCCGGGGCGGGGCTTCTGATTATGCGGCAGCTTTTGAATCGTTGCGCGGGCGCGCGAAGGACGTGGCACCCTTGCTCAGGCGACGTGGCCTCGGCGGGGCGCTGTAA
- a CDS encoding carboxylesterase family protein, whose protein sequence is MTPPRIVPYCTIPGLFHDATARGEDGELHIYVPSGAVPVDGLPVLAFIHGGRFEEGSPADIDGTALAREGFVVVSIGYRLGLAGFAQFHDDNPAHYRGIADVQLALEWLQHNIEGHGGDPTNITLIGQSAGAAIALWLARRDHYRGAFRRLVALSPSFPTGGFPSRKRTLRLLLGAPITRDSLSRFGDCGRGAGRGNRSAARLRRAYRRFRSVYFAGPALGPWPWDTSELADVPILVTSTHDEFHNEPITSALDRWKLGGVAAWALRVCGVGRGVSGASGARQFIADTIIHCWVRDITAHHAGQVWRGELVGMGDEPAVHCDDLRLLFEGGSESVFRSDVLGFARSGRVDWPEKTCKQWTVDG, encoded by the coding sequence ATGACCCCTCCACGCATCGTGCCCTACTGCACCATCCCCGGTTTGTTCCACGACGCTACCGCCAGGGGCGAGGACGGTGAGCTGCACATATACGTGCCTTCGGGCGCTGTTCCTGTTGACGGGCTCCCCGTCCTCGCCTTCATCCACGGCGGACGCTTTGAAGAAGGCTCCCCCGCCGACATCGACGGCACGGCGCTGGCACGCGAGGGGTTTGTGGTGGTGAGCATCGGCTACCGCCTAGGGCTGGCCGGGTTCGCCCAATTCCACGACGACAACCCCGCCCACTATCGAGGCATCGCCGACGTGCAACTCGCCCTCGAATGGCTGCAGCACAACATCGAAGGCCACGGCGGCGACCCCACCAACATCACCCTCATCGGGCAATCTGCAGGTGCCGCCATCGCCCTCTGGCTCGCCCGCCGCGACCACTACCGTGGCGCTTTTCGACGCCTCGTTGCACTCTCACCCAGCTTCCCTACCGGCGGATTTCCCTCCCGCAAGCGCACATTGCGTCTCCTTCTCGGAGCACCCATCACGCGGGATTCTTTGAGCCGGTTTGGGGATTGTGGCCGCGGAGCTGGACGAGGCAACCGGAGCGCTGCCCGTTTGCGGCGAGCCTACCGGCGTTTTCGCTCGGTGTACTTCGCAGGTCCGGCGCTCGGACCGTGGCCGTGGGACACCAGCGAACTCGCCGACGTGCCCATCTTGGTCACCAGCACACACGACGAATTCCACAACGAACCCATCACCTCCGCACTCGACCGCTGGAAACTCGGCGGGGTTGCCGCGTGGGCGCTGCGGGTGTGCGGAGTTGGGCGTGGGGTATCTGGTGCATCTGGGGCGAGGCAGTTTATCGCTGATACCATCATTCACTGCTGGGTGCGAGACATTACAGCCCATCACGCCGGCCAGGTGTGGCGTGGCGAACTCGTGGGAATGGGCGATGAGCCCGCCGTGCACTGCGATGACCTGCGATTATTGTTCGAGGGTGGCAGTGAGAGCGTTTTCCGCTCAGATGTTCTCGGCTTCGCCCGTTCGGGACGTGTGGATTGGCCAGAGAAAACGTGCAAGCAGTGGACGGTTGACGGCTAG
- the treS gene encoding maltose alpha-D-glucosyltransferase: protein MAKQLEDNAPASQRVAHRHPHDWYKQAVFYEVLVQAFKDSNGDGIGDFQGLTEMLDYLQWLGVDCVWLPPVFDSPLLDGGYDVRDFTKILPDYGIVDDLQHLVAQAHQRGIRVIMDLVMNHTSDQHLWFEQSRRNPHGPYGDYYVWSDTPELYSDARIIFIDTEDSNWSYDPVRGQYYWHRFFSHQPDLNYENPAVQEEMLNTMRFWLDLGLDGFRLDAVPYLFEENGTNCENLAPTHEFLKRCRRLVDQEYPGRVLLAEANQWPHDVVEYFGDGPIGDECHMAFHFPLMPRLFMSLKEESAQSVIDILANTPAIPESGQWGIFLRNHDELTLEMVNDVERAFMYEHYAQNPRMRSNVGIRRRLASLLKGDLAQLQLLTNLLLSLPGSPVLYYGDEIGMGDNIWLHDRDGVRTPMQWSDQRNSGFSDTDPEQLPLPVITNCQFGHQAVNVENQLRNPGSLLHFTRNLIAVRKEHATFGMGSFRPVASSNPAIFAFIRQYRDETLLCVSNFAATPQHTELALEEFVGRTPVELLGNTAFHTITESWTLTLAPRGFYWMSLR from the coding sequence GTGGCGAAGCAGTTGGAGGATAATGCTCCCGCTTCGCAGCGTGTGGCACACCGTCATCCGCATGATTGGTATAAGCAGGCAGTGTTTTATGAGGTGCTGGTCCAGGCTTTTAAAGATTCCAACGGTGACGGCATTGGTGATTTTCAGGGTTTGACGGAAATGCTGGATTACCTGCAATGGCTGGGGGTGGATTGCGTCTGGTTGCCGCCAGTGTTTGATTCCCCGCTGCTGGATGGCGGCTATGACGTCCGGGATTTCACTAAGATTTTGCCGGACTACGGCATTGTGGATGATTTGCAGCACCTGGTGGCACAGGCTCATCAGCGGGGGATTCGGGTGATCATGGACTTGGTGATGAATCACACGAGTGATCAGCACCTGTGGTTTGAGCAGTCGCGACGCAACCCGCATGGCCCCTATGGGGATTACTACGTGTGGAGCGACACCCCAGAGTTGTATTCGGATGCGCGCATTATCTTCATTGATACCGAGGATTCAAACTGGAGTTATGACCCGGTTCGCGGGCAGTACTATTGGCATCGATTTTTCTCTCACCAGCCGGATTTGAATTACGAGAATCCCGCAGTGCAGGAGGAGATGCTGAATACGATGCGTTTCTGGCTGGATCTGGGACTCGACGGATTCCGGCTGGATGCCGTGCCGTATTTGTTTGAGGAAAACGGCACAAACTGCGAAAATCTTGCGCCAACACACGAGTTTTTGAAGCGTTGCCGCAGGCTGGTGGATCAGGAATACCCTGGTCGGGTGCTGCTCGCGGAGGCGAATCAGTGGCCGCATGATGTGGTGGAGTATTTCGGGGACGGTCCGATCGGCGATGAATGCCACATGGCGTTTCATTTCCCGTTGATGCCGCGACTGTTTATGTCGCTGAAGGAGGAGTCGGCGCAGTCGGTGATAGATATTTTGGCCAATACCCCGGCTATTCCTGAATCGGGCCAGTGGGGTATTTTCCTGCGCAATCACGATGAATTGACCTTGGAAATGGTCAACGATGTGGAGCGTGCATTCATGTATGAGCATTATGCGCAGAATCCGAGGATGCGTTCTAATGTGGGTATTCGCCGCAGGCTTGCTTCCCTCCTGAAGGGCGATTTGGCGCAGTTGCAGTTGCTTACTAATTTGCTGTTGAGCCTGCCAGGTTCTCCGGTGTTGTATTACGGGGACGAGATCGGCATGGGCGATAATATTTGGCTGCATGATCGCGATGGGGTGCGCACACCGATGCAGTGGTCTGACCAGCGTAATTCGGGTTTTTCGGATACGGACCCCGAGCAGCTTCCGCTACCGGTGATCACGAATTGCCAGTTTGGCCACCAGGCGGTGAATGTGGAGAATCAGTTGCGCAACCCCGGTTCACTGCTGCATTTCACGCGGAATTTGATTGCGGTGCGTAAAGAACACGCCACGTTTGGCATGGGGTCATTCCGGCCGGTTGCCAGCTCGAATCCCGCCATTTTCGCGTTTATCCGCCAGTATCGCGATGAGACGCTATTGTGTGTGAGCAATTTTGCCGCCACGCCGCAGCATACTGAGTTAGCATTGGAGGAGTTTGTGGGCCGCACCCCGGTGGAATTATTGGGCAATACGGCGTTTCATACAATTACGGAGTCGTGGACGTTGACATTGGCGCCGCGCGGATTTTATTGGATGTCACTACGATGA
- a CDS encoding phosphotransferase, translating to MDVDIGAARILLDVTTMSNLAEQRFYAAKSEPITAVTPLTQAPVEGGTLMIARVERPSGSDVYQLLLDAAGNDVLATPAVATPLLQALAKGQPAGFGTFHQVTGKIPEGTPRPMPGEQSNTSLIVGDAVVKFFRRLEPGMNPDVELLVGLSREGCEHIVPVRGWVGYEDYVLAIAQDYLTDAEDAWEVATRADHFTEEARAIGQATRRVHEALATAFPTSSTTTIADTLNQRLDLHIQRSPAVATFEDQARSLYAQLPKDPIPTQRIHGDLHLGQILRTNGRFVLIDFEGEPAIPLEQRRQPDSTLRDVAGLVRSLDYAGHADAIPALLEGYGLASSTPLLDAFVLDKALYEVAYESNNRPDWVHIPLQAVKRILGE from the coding sequence GTGGACGTTGACATTGGCGCCGCGCGGATTTTATTGGATGTCACTACGATGAGCAACCTCGCTGAACAGCGCTTTTACGCGGCTAAATCGGAACCAATCACGGCGGTCACGCCCCTCACCCAGGCCCCGGTTGAGGGCGGCACCCTGATGATTGCTCGGGTGGAGCGCCCCTCCGGCAGCGATGTCTACCAGCTGCTTCTCGACGCCGCGGGCAACGACGTCCTGGCCACGCCCGCCGTCGCAACGCCACTTCTGCAGGCACTGGCAAAAGGGCAGCCCGCCGGTTTTGGCACCTTCCACCAGGTCACAGGAAAAATCCCCGAAGGAACACCCCGTCCCATGCCCGGCGAGCAGTCCAATACGTCCCTGATTGTGGGCGACGCGGTGGTGAAGTTTTTCCGTCGCCTGGAACCCGGCATGAACCCGGATGTGGAACTGCTGGTGGGGCTGAGCCGCGAGGGCTGTGAGCATATCGTCCCGGTGCGCGGCTGGGTGGGGTACGAGGATTATGTACTAGCCATCGCCCAGGATTACCTCACCGACGCGGAGGACGCCTGGGAGGTGGCCACCCGTGCCGACCACTTCACAGAGGAAGCCCGCGCGATCGGGCAGGCCACCCGCCGGGTGCACGAGGCACTGGCCACGGCGTTCCCCACGTCCAGCACCACCACCATCGCGGACACCCTGAATCAGCGTCTGGATTTGCATATACAGCGCTCACCGGCCGTGGCAACCTTCGAGGATCAGGCCCGATCCCTGTACGCGCAACTACCCAAGGATCCTATACCCACGCAACGGATTCACGGGGATCTGCATTTGGGTCAGATCCTGCGCACCAACGGTCGTTTCGTGCTCATTGATTTCGAGGGTGAACCCGCGATCCCGCTGGAACAGCGTCGCCAGCCGGACAGCACGCTGCGCGACGTGGCAGGGCTGGTGCGGTCCCTGGATTACGCGGGTCACGCCGACGCCATCCCAGCCCTGTTAGAGGGCTATGGACTGGCCAGCTCTACTCCCCTACTCGACGCGTTTGTGCTGGATAAGGCCCTGTATGAGGTGGCCTACGAGTCGAATAACCGCCCCGACTGGGTGCACATTCCACTACAAGCGGTCAAGCGCATCCTAGGCGAGTAG
- the idi gene encoding isopentenyl-diphosphate Delta-isomerase, with amino-acid sequence MRTPASDTELVVLIGPDGRPAGTHPKATVHTTNTPLHYAFSCYLTRPDGQVLLTRRALAKPTWPGVWTNSMCGHPGPGETPEAALRRRASQELGISPAALDDARLILPDFSYRATDSSGIVEWEVCPVFMAVVAGEIAPNPEEVDSWQWLPGADVLRAVEATPFAFSPWMREQIDHTALREALLA; translated from the coding sequence ATGCGCACCCCCGCCAGCGACACTGAGCTAGTTGTCCTCATCGGTCCCGACGGTCGTCCAGCAGGCACACACCCGAAAGCCACCGTGCACACCACGAACACCCCACTGCATTACGCGTTTTCCTGCTACCTCACCCGCCCCGATGGCCAGGTGCTGCTGACCCGCCGTGCGCTGGCGAAACCCACGTGGCCCGGCGTGTGGACCAACAGCATGTGTGGCCACCCAGGCCCCGGCGAAACTCCCGAAGCCGCGTTACGACGCCGCGCGTCCCAGGAACTCGGCATCAGCCCGGCGGCGCTTGACGACGCCCGCCTGATCCTCCCGGACTTCAGCTACCGCGCCACCGATTCCTCCGGCATCGTGGAGTGGGAAGTGTGTCCAGTGTTCATGGCTGTTGTTGCTGGTGAGATTGCGCCGAATCCCGAGGAGGTCGATTCCTGGCAGTGGCTGCCAGGTGCCGACGTGCTGCGCGCGGTCGAGGCCACGCCCTTCGCCTTCAGCCCCTGGATGCGGGAGCAAATCGACCACACAGCGCTGCGGGAGGCACTACTCGCCTAG
- a CDS encoding polyprenyl synthetase family protein translates to MSVVESSLLLRRDASVAFLQRRFEQLIHDVDQVNGDAAWACALAENIATGGKHVRSLLVHVGADRPARVEATPDIAVGAAFDLLHAAFLVLDDVIDADEQRRGSPTIHAAARQRATDLHGPITRDDAAHYGTSVAILAGTAAMNEASRIIIDAGAPADTTVQLMRIFHTAITDSVVGEFMDIHHSLPGVDASDDLIRMASRLKTSSYSFETPLISGAILAGRDWAVPHLTHLGRTIGSAYQLADDIQSIFAPSSITGKDPAGDLIRGRATPLMALAQHTQQWPDMVTAITSGDLDHARTLLRHSGAVDKAHAEAEGYIDDAAVILNTEGLFSPDARTALTNVGTYIRRSLDVAR, encoded by the coding sequence ATGTCTGTTGTTGAGTCATCGTTGCTGCTCCGCAGGGACGCGTCCGTTGCGTTCCTCCAGCGGCGATTCGAACAACTCATCCACGACGTTGATCAGGTCAACGGGGACGCCGCCTGGGCCTGCGCCCTCGCCGAGAACATCGCCACCGGCGGCAAGCATGTGCGCTCCCTGCTGGTCCACGTGGGTGCGGACCGCCCCGCCCGCGTCGAAGCCACACCAGACATCGCCGTCGGCGCGGCCTTCGACCTGCTCCACGCCGCTTTCCTGGTCCTCGACGACGTGATCGACGCCGACGAGCAGCGCCGCGGCTCCCCCACCATCCACGCCGCCGCCCGACAACGCGCCACCGATTTGCACGGCCCCATCACACGTGACGACGCCGCGCACTACGGTACGTCCGTGGCCATCCTCGCCGGCACCGCAGCCATGAACGAAGCCTCCCGCATCATTATCGACGCCGGGGCACCCGCCGACACCACAGTGCAACTCATGCGCATCTTCCACACCGCCATCACCGATTCCGTCGTCGGGGAATTCATGGACATCCACCATTCCCTCCCCGGCGTGGACGCCTCAGACGACCTCATCCGCATGGCATCCCGGCTAAAAACCTCCTCCTACTCCTTTGAAACACCCCTGATCAGCGGCGCAATCCTCGCCGGGCGAGACTGGGCCGTTCCGCACCTGACACACCTGGGACGCACCATCGGCTCCGCCTACCAGCTCGCCGACGACATCCAATCCATCTTCGCCCCCAGCTCCATCACCGGCAAAGACCCCGCAGGCGACCTCATCCGGGGCCGCGCAACCCCGCTCATGGCGCTGGCGCAACACACCCAGCAATGGCCGGACATGGTCACCGCCATTACAAGCGGTGACCTCGACCACGCACGCACGCTTCTCCGCCACAGCGGCGCCGTGGACAAAGCCCACGCAGAAGCAGAAGGCTACATTGACGACGCCGCAGTCATCCTGAACACCGAGGGACTCTTCTCTCCCGATGCCCGCACCGCGCTCACCAACGTGGGCACCTACATACGCAGGAGCCTCGACGTTGCCCGATAA
- a CDS encoding phytoene/squalene synthase family protein produces MPDNPLHAYNHYSRRAASIVIREYSTSFSLASCLLRGRVRHDICNLYAVVRIADEIVDGVAAAAGLDTNSIAAELDGFEQQVFRATRTGFSTNPAVHAFASTVHRCRIFEEHIRAFFTSMRRDLDPTAYDQAALDDYIWGSAEVIGLMCLAIFTADQPLSPADQKRCEEGARRLGAAFQKINFLRDVGDDTIALGRDYLNVQAEGEQRGVDKRQIVADITADLDAAYPSIALLPTAARAGVLAAYLIFRDLCARLDHMTMSEIMSTRVRVPAVMKARLVARACVQAPRLHPPTM; encoded by the coding sequence TTGCCCGATAACCCACTCCACGCCTACAACCACTACTCCCGGCGCGCCGCCTCAATTGTCATTCGTGAGTACTCCACCAGTTTTTCTCTAGCTAGCTGCCTACTTCGGGGTCGGGTCCGCCACGATATTTGCAACTTGTACGCCGTGGTGCGCATCGCCGACGAGATCGTGGACGGTGTGGCCGCCGCAGCCGGGCTGGACACCAATAGCATTGCCGCCGAGCTTGATGGGTTTGAGCAGCAGGTTTTTCGCGCCACCCGCACCGGTTTTTCCACGAACCCCGCCGTGCACGCATTTGCAAGCACAGTGCACCGCTGCCGCATCTTTGAAGAGCATATTCGGGCATTTTTCACCTCAATGCGCCGCGATCTTGACCCCACCGCCTACGACCAGGCCGCGCTGGATGATTACATTTGGGGTTCCGCCGAGGTCATTGGCCTGATGTGCCTGGCCATTTTCACTGCAGACCAGCCGCTGAGTCCCGCCGATCAGAAACGCTGTGAGGAGGGGGCGCGCCGCCTGGGGGCTGCGTTTCAGAAAATCAATTTCCTCCGCGATGTGGGTGACGACACGATAGCCTTGGGAAGGGATTACCTGAACGTCCAGGCAGAGGGCGAGCAGCGGGGCGTCGATAAGCGGCAGATCGTTGCGGACATCACCGCCGACCTTGATGCCGCCTACCCCAGCATCGCCCTGTTGCCAACCGCCGCGCGCGCCGGGGTGCTGGCCGCGTACCTGATTTTCCGGGACCTGTGCGCCCGCCTTGACCACATGACCATGTCGGAGATTATGTCCACGCGGGTGCGGGTACCTGCGGTGATGAAGGCTCGACTTGTGGCGCGGGCATGCGTGCAGGCCCCTCGACTTCACCCACCCACTATGTAG